One window of the Salvia miltiorrhiza cultivar Shanhuang (shh) chromosome 6, IMPLAD_Smil_shh, whole genome shotgun sequence genome contains the following:
- the LOC130991009 gene encoding uncharacterized protein LOC130991009: protein MAGFGRRQRRGVFSTKSAYEVIAAARNEPSPMSMFKEELAQVWKTSAPQAKVTAWRCLRNRLTTCNNLVKRNVTLGIEETWCNACVTSVETAEHLFLHCPKVEIVWDKLQQWIDCKTVRPQGIPQHFTSFFCAARGQNIMKFLMAAWVCTIWLIWEKRNDSRFDGKAWDIEKLILEIKGRLWS from the coding sequence ATGGCTGGATTTGGAAGGCGACAAAGGAGGGGGGTTTTTTCAACCAAGTCGGCGTATGAAGTTATAGCAGCGGCCAGGAACGAACCTTCTCCGATGTCCATGTTTAAAGAGGAGTTAGCTCAAGTTTGGAAGACATCGGCACCACAGGCAAAGGTGACCGCATGGAGATGCTTGCGAAATAGGTTGACGACTTGCAATAACCTTGTCAAGAGGAATGTTACACTTGGGATTGAGGAGACGTGGTGTAATGCTTGCGTTACAAGTGTTGAAACAGCGGAGCATCTGTTCTTACATTGCCCAAAGGTGGAGATCGTGTGGGATAAATTGCAGCAGTGGATTGATTGCAAAACTGTGAGGCCCCAAGGTATTCCTCAACACTTCACCTCGTTTTTCTGTGCTGCAAGAGGACAGAACATCATGAAATTTCTTATGGCAGCGTGGGTTTGCACAATTTGGCTGATttgggaaaaaagaaatgaCAGCAGGTTCGATGGaaaggcttgggatattgagaAGTTAATTCTTGAAATCAAAGGAAGACTTTGGAGCTAG